One window of the Pirellulales bacterium genome contains the following:
- a CDS encoding HAD-IC family P-type ATPase, producing SAVLLADRQIALGDELAGHLPRLAAEGLTPVLIAVDGACVALAALGDELRADALPSVEALRALGWDVGILSGDHPLLVERVAREVGVDIAAARGGLSPEDKLAAVREYPAEQCVVMVGDGVNDSAALAAATVGVAVHGGAEVSLQAATVYLSRGELSGLVDLVRAARRTLRAIYRNFAASLGYNALAVGLAACGAIDPLIAAILMPISSLTVVSLSLGARTFEDSR from the coding sequence TTCGGCGGTGCTGCTGGCCGATCGGCAGATCGCGCTGGGCGACGAGCTGGCCGGCCACTTGCCCCGGCTTGCCGCCGAGGGGCTGACGCCGGTGCTGATCGCCGTCGACGGCGCATGCGTTGCGCTCGCGGCGCTGGGCGACGAGTTGCGGGCCGATGCTTTGCCGTCGGTCGAAGCGCTGCGGGCCCTGGGGTGGGACGTTGGCATCCTCTCTGGCGATCACCCGCTGCTGGTCGAACGTGTGGCTCGCGAGGTCGGCGTCGACATCGCCGCAGCGCGAGGGGGACTTTCGCCCGAGGACAAACTGGCAGCGGTGCGCGAATATCCGGCCGAGCAGTGCGTGGTCATGGTCGGCGACGGCGTGAATGACAGCGCGGCCCTGGCCGCGGCGACCGTCGGTGTGGCGGTGCATGGCGGGGCCGAGGTGAGCCTGCAGGCGGCCACGGTCTATCTGTCGCGCGGCGAATTGAGCGGACTGGTCGACCTGGTCCGCGCCGCGCGGCGCACGCTGCGGGCCATTTATCGCAACTTCGCCGCGTCGCTGGGTTACAATGCACTCGCCGTGGGCCTGGCGGCCTGCGGGGCGATCGATCCGCTGATCGCGGCGATTCTGATGCCGATCAGCTCGCTGACCGTGGTCAGCCTGTCCCTGGGCGCTCGCACGTTCGAGGATTCGCGATGA
- the ccoS gene encoding cbb3-type cytochrome oxidase assembly protein CcoS: MSVLYIVLPLALVMAAGAVAAFVWSVHRGQYDDLETPPVRMLFDDPVVRRTDDSQPRP, translated from the coding sequence ATGAGCGTACTCTATATCGTCCTGCCGCTGGCGCTGGTCATGGCCGCCGGCGCCGTGGCGGCGTTCGTGTGGAGCGTGCACCGCGGACAATACGACGACCTGGAGACGCCTCCGGTGCGGATGCTGTTCGACGATCCCGTCGTCCGCCGCACGGACGATTCGCAGCCCCGGCCGTAA